Proteins from one Cervus canadensis isolate Bull #8, Minnesota chromosome 25, ASM1932006v1, whole genome shotgun sequence genomic window:
- the TNS2 gene encoding tensin-2 isoform X5, which yields MGGPSQPRKAEPHSFREKVFRKKPPVCVVCKVTIDGTGVSCRVCKVATHRKCEAKVTSSCQALPPAELRRNTAPVRRIEHLGSTKSLNHSKQRSTLPRSFSLDPLMERRWDLDLTYVTERILAASFPARPDEQRHRGHLRELAHVLQSKHRDKYLLFNLSEKRHDLTRLNPKVQDFGWPELHAPPLDKLCSICKAMETWLSADPQHVVVLYCKGSKGKLGVIVSAYMHYSKISAGADQALATLTMRKFCEDKVAAELQPSQRRYITYFSGLLSGSIRMNSSPLFLHYVLVPVLPAFEPSAGFQPFLKIYQSMQLVYTSGIYHVAGPGPQQLCISLEPALLLKGDVMVTCYHKGSRGTDRTLVFRVQFHTCTIHGPRLTFSKDQLDEAWADERFPFQASVEFVFSSSPEKIKGSTPRNEPSVSVDYNTAEPAVRWDSYENFNLHHEDSADDSVTHTRGPLDGSPYAQVQRAPRQTPPAPSPEPPAPPLLSVSSDSGHSSTLTTEPAAESPGRPPPTAAERQELERLLGGCGVASGGRGAGRETAILDDEDQPAAGGGPHLGMYSGHRPGLSRHCSCRQGYREPCGVPNGGYYRPEGTLERRRLAFGAYEGPPQGYAEPSVEKRRLCRSLSEGPYPYPPELGKPANGDFGYRPPGYREVVILEDPGLPALCSCPACEEKLALPTAALYGLRLEREAGEGWASEAGKPLLHPVRPGHPLPLLVPACGHHHAPLPDYSCLKPPKAGEEGQEGCSYAMCPEGRYGHPGYPALVTYSYGGAVPSYCPAYGRVPHSCGSPGEGRGYPSPRAHSPRAGSISPGSPPYPQSRKLSYEIPAEEGGDRYPLPGHLAPAGPLASAESPEPVSWREGPSGHSTLPRSPRDAQGSATSELSGPSTPLHTSSPVQGKESARRQDTRSPTLAPTQRLSPAEALPPVSQGGAEKAPELPARSGPELPAPGTFSPASPPSSPNDWPQERSPGGRSDSTSPRGPVPNTLPGLRHAPWQGLRDPPDSPDGSPLTPVPTQMPWLVASPEPPQSSPTPAFPLAVSYDINGPPQPPLPEKRHLLGPGQQPGPWGPEQASPPARGTSHHVTFAPLLPDNAPQPPEPPLQESQSNVKFVQDTSKFWYKPHLSRDQAIALLKDKDPGAFLIRDSHSFQGAYGLALKVATPPPSAQSWKGDPSEQLVRHFLIETGPKGVKIKGCPSEPYFGSLSALVSQHSISPLSLPCCLRIPSKDPLEEVPEAPVPSNMSTAADLLRQGAACSVLYLTSVETESLTGPQAVARASSAALSCSPRPTPAVVHFKVSAQGITLTDNQRKLFFRRHYPVNSITFSSTDPQDRRWTNSDGTTSKIFGFVAKKPGSPWENVCHLFAELDPDQPAGAIVTFITKVLLGQRK from the exons ATGGGAGGACCTTCCCAG CCTAGGAAAGCTGAGCCACATAGCTTCCGAGAGAAGGTCTTCCGGAAGAAACCACCTGTCTGTGTCGTGTGTAAGGTGACCATCGATGGGACAGGCGTCTCATGCAGAG TCTGCAAAGTGGCAACACACAGAAAATGTGAAGCAAAG GTGACTTCGTCCTGTCAGGCCTTGCCTCCCGCGGAGCTG CGGAGAAACACCGCCCCTGTGAGGCGCATAGAGCACCTG GGATCCACCAAGTCTCTGAACCACTCAAAGCAGCGCAGCACCCTGCCCAG GAGCTTCAGCCTGGACCCGCTCATGGAGCGCCGCTGGGACTTGGACCTCACCTACGTGACGGAGCGGATCCTGGCCGCCTCTTTCCCCGCGCGGCCAGACGAGCAGCGACACCGGGGCCACCTGCGCGAGCTGGCTCACGTGCTGCAATCCAAGCACCGCGACAAGTACCTG CTCTTCAACCTTTCAGAGAAAAGACATGACCTGACCCGGCTAAACCCGAAG GTCCAGGACTTTGGCTGGCCTGAGCTGCACGCACCCCCCCTAGACAAGCTGTGCTCTATTTGCAAAGCCATGGAGACCTGGCTCAGCGCTGACCCTCAGCACGTGGTCGTATTGTACTGCAAG GGGAGCAAGGGCAAGCTTGGGGTCATCGTCTCTGCCTACATGCACTACAGCAAGATCTCTGCAGG GGCAGACCAGGCGCTGGCGACCCTTACCATGCGGAAGTTCTGTGAAGACAAGGTTGCCGCGGAATTGCAGCCCTCCCAGCGCCG GTATATCACCTACTTCAGTGGTCTGCTGTCCGGCTCCATCCGCATGAACAGCAGCCCTCTCTTCCTGCACTACGTGCTGGTGCCCGTGCTGCCAGCCTTTGAACCTAGTGCAG GTTTCCAGCCCTTCCTCAAGATCTACCAGTCCATGCAGCTTGTCTACACATCTGGAATCTA tCACGTTGCAGGCCCTGGTCCCCAGCAGCTTTGTATCAGCCTGGAGCCAGCCCTCCTCCTCAAAGGCGATGTCATG gTAACATGCTATCACAAGGGTAGCCGGGGGACTGACCGGACCCTCGTATTCCGAGTCCAGTTCCACACATGCACCATCCATGGACCACGGCTCACCTTCTCCAAGGACCAGCTGGATGAGGCCTGGGCTG ACGAGAGGTTCCCCTTCCAAGCCTCGGTGGAGTTCGTcttctcctccagcccagagAAGATCAAAG GTAGCACCCCACGGAATGAGCCCTCCGTCTCTGTCGACTACAACACTGCAGAGCCCGCAGTGCGCTGGGACTCCTACGAGAACTTCAACCTGCACCATGAGGACAGTGCGGACG ACTCTGTCACCCATACCCGGGGGCCCCTGGATGGCAGTCCTTATGCCCAGGTGCAGCGAGCCCCCCGCCAGACCCCTCCAGCCCCGTCTCCGGAGCCACCCGCACCCCCGCTGCTTTCCGTCAGCAGCGACTCTGGCCATTCCTCCACGCTGACCACGGAGCCGGCCGCCGAGTCGCCTGGCCGGCCACCCCCGACGGCTGCTGAGCGGCAGGAGCTTGAGCGCCTGCTGGGAGGCTGTGGAGTGGCCAGTGGGGGCCGGGGAGCTGGGCGCGAGACCGCCATCCTCGATGATGAAGACCAGCCCGCTGCAGGCGGAGGCCCCCACCTCGGAATGTATTCCGGACACAGGCCAGGCCTCAGCCGCCATTGCTCCTGCCGCCAGGGCTACCGGGAGCCCTGTGGGGTCCCCAACGGGGGCTACTACCGGCCAGAGGGGACCCTGGAGAGGCGGCGGCTGGCTTTCGGAGCCTATGAGGGGCCCCCCCAGGGCTACGCCGAGCCCTCCGTGGAGAAGAGGCGCCTCTGCCGCTCGCTGTCCGAGGGACCGTACCCCTACCCGCCTGAGCTGGGGAAACCCGCCAATGGAGACTTTGGCTACCGCCCCCCAGGCTACCGGGAGGTGGTGATCCTGGAAGACCCCGGGCTGCCTGCACTGTGCTCCTGCCCCGCCTGTGAGGAGAAGCTAGCACTGCCCACGGCAGCCCTCTATGGGCTGCGGCtggagagggaggctggagaggggtGGGCGAGTGAGGCTGGCAAGCCCCTCCTGCACCCCGTGCGACCCGGGCACCCGCTGCCCCTGTTGGTGCCTGCCTGCGGGCACCACCACGCCCCGCTGCCTGACTACAGCTGCCTGAAGCCACCCAAGGCAGGCGAGGAAGGGCAGGAGGGCTGCTCCTACGCCATGTGCCCTGAAGGCAGGTATGGGCACCCAGGGTACCCTGCCCTGGTGACATACAGCTATGGAGGAGCGGTTCCCAGTTACTGCCCAGCATACGGCCGGGTGCCTCACAGCTGTGGGTCTCCAGGTGAGGGCAGAGGGTATCCCAGCCCTCGTGCCCACTCCCCCCGGGCTGGCTCCATCTCCCCGGGCAGCCCGCCCTACCCCCAGTCCAGGAAGCTGAGCTACGAGATCCctgcagaggagggaggggaccgGTATCCGCTGCCTGGGCACCTGGCCCCAGCAGGACCCTTGGCATCTGCAG aGTCGCCAGAGCCCGTGTCCTGGAGGGAGGGTCCCAGCGGGCACAGCACCCTGCCCCGGTCCCCACGAGATGCCCAGGGCAGTGCCACTTCCGAGCTGTCTGGTCCATCCACGCCGCTGCACACCAGCAGCCCCGTCCAGGGCAAGGAGAG TGCCCGACGGCAGGACACCCGCTCCCCCACCTTGGCGCCCACTCAGAGACTGAGTCCTGCAGAGGCCTTGCCGCCTGTTTCCCAGGGAGGCGCTGAAAAGGCTCCAGAGCTGCCTGCAAGAAGTGGACCTGAGCTTCCAGCCCCTGGCAccttctccccagcctccccacccaGCTCTCCCAATGACTGGCCTCAGGAGAGGAGCCCGGGGGGCCGCTCGGACAGCACCAGTCCAAGGGGGCCTGTCCCCAACACCCTGCCCGGCCTCCGTCACGCCCCCTGGCAGGGCCTGCGAGACCCCCCGGACAGCCCGGACGGGTCCCCTCTCACCCCTGTGCCTACTCAGATGCCCTGGCTTGTGGCCAGCCCAGAACCCCCTCAGAGCTCGCCCACACCTGCCTTTCCTCTGGCTGTATCTTATGACATCAATGGCCCCCCACAGCCCCCTCTTCCTGAGAAACGCCACCTGCTGGGGCCTGGACAGCAGCCGGGACCCTGGGGCCCAGAGCAGGCATCACCACCAGCCAGAGGCACTAGTCACCACGTCACTTTTGCACCTCTGCTCCCGGATaatgccccccaacccccag AGCCCCCGCTGCAAGAGAGCCAGAGCAATGTCAAGTTTGTCCAGGACACGTCCAAGTTCTGGTACAAGCCACACCTGTCCCGTGACCAAG CCATCGCCCTGCTGAAGGACAAAGACCCTGGGGCCTTCCTGATCAGGGACAGTCATTCATTCCAAGGAGCCTATGGGCTGGCTCTGAAGGTGGCTACGCCCCCTCCCAGCGCCCAGTCCTGGAAAG GGGACCCCTCGGAACAGCTGGTCCGCCATTTTCTCATTGAGACTGGGCCCAAAGGGGTGAAGATCAAGGGCTGTCCCAGCGAGCCCTACTTTG GCAGCCTATCAGCCCTGGTCTCCCAGCACTCCATCTCCCCACTGTCCCTGCCCTGCTGCCTGCGCATTCCCAGCAAAG atcctctggaggaggtccCAGAGGCCCCAGTGCCCAGCAACATGAGTACGGCAGCAGACCTCCTGCGTCAGGGCGCCG CCTGCAGTGTGCTCTACCTGACCTCAGTGGAGACGGAGTCGCTGACGGGCCCCCAAGCGGTGGCACGGGCCAGCTCCGCGGCTCTGAGCTGCAGCCCCCGCCCCACGCCAGCCGTTGTCCACTTCAAGGTCTCAGCCCAGGGCATCACACTCACAGACAACCAAAGGAA GCTCTTCTTTCGCCGCCATTATCCAGTGAACAGCATCACCTTCTCCAGCACTGACCCTCAGGACCGGAG ATGGACCAACTCCGACGGGACCACCTCCAA GATCTTTGGTTTCGTGGCCAAGAAGCCGGGAAGCCCTTGGGAGAATGTGTGTCACCTCTTTGCAGAGCTTGACCCAGATCAGCCTGCAGGCGCCATTGTCACCTTCATCACCAAAGTTTTACTGGGCCAGAGGAAATGA
- the TNS2 gene encoding tensin-2 isoform X10 yields the protein MRKFCEDKVAAELQPSQRRYITYFSGLLSGSIRMNSSPLFLHYVLVPVLPAFEPSAGFQPFLKIYQSMQLVYTSGIYHVAGPGPQQLCISLEPALLLKGDVMVTCYHKGSRGTDRTLVFRVQFHTCTIHGPRLTFSKDQLDEAWADERFPFQASVEFVFSSSPEKIKGSTPRNEPSVSVDYNTAEPAVRWDSYENFNLHHEDSADDSVTHTRGPLDGSPYAQVQRAPRQTPPAPSPEPPAPPLLSVSSDSGHSSTLTTEPAAESPGRPPPTAAERQELERLLGGCGVASGGRGAGRETAILDDEDQPAAGGGPHLGMYSGHRPGLSRHCSCRQGYREPCGVPNGGYYRPEGTLERRRLAFGAYEGPPQGYAEPSVEKRRLCRSLSEGPYPYPPELGKPANGDFGYRPPGYREVVILEDPGLPALCSCPACEEKLALPTAALYGLRLEREAGEGWASEAGKPLLHPVRPGHPLPLLVPACGHHHAPLPDYSCLKPPKAGEEGQEGCSYAMCPEGRYGHPGYPALVTYSYGGAVPSYCPAYGRVPHSCGSPGEGRGYPSPRAHSPRAGSISPGSPPYPQSRKLSYEIPAEEGGDRYPLPGHLAPAGPLASAESPEPVSWREGPSGHSTLPRSPRDAQGSATSELSGPSTPLHTSSPVQGKESARRQDTRSPTLAPTQRLSPAEALPPVSQGGAEKAPELPARSGPELPAPGTFSPASPPSSPNDWPQERSPGGRSDSTSPRGPVPNTLPGLRHAPWQGLRDPPDSPDGSPLTPVPTQMPWLVASPEPPQSSPTPAFPLAVSYDINGPPQPPLPEKRHLLGPGQQPGPWGPEQASPPARGTSHHVTFAPLLPDNAPQPPEPPLQESQSNVKFVQDTSKFWYKPHLSRDQAIALLKDKDPGAFLIRDSHSFQGAYGLALKVATPPPSAQSWKENSSREKQNLESSPFPSGDPSEQLVRHFLIETGPKGVKIKGCPSEPYFGSLSALVSQHSISPLSLPCCLRIPSKDPLEEVPEAPVPSNMSTAADLLRQGAACSVLYLTSVETESLTGPQAVARASSAALSCSPRPTPAVVHFKVSAQGITLTDNQRKLFFRRHYPVNSITFSSTDPQDRRWTNSDGTTSKIFGFVAKKPGSPWENVCHLFAELDPDQPAGAIVTFITKVLLGQRK from the exons ATGCGGAAGTTCTGTGAAGACAAGGTTGCCGCGGAATTGCAGCCCTCCCAGCGCCG GTATATCACCTACTTCAGTGGTCTGCTGTCCGGCTCCATCCGCATGAACAGCAGCCCTCTCTTCCTGCACTACGTGCTGGTGCCCGTGCTGCCAGCCTTTGAACCTAGTGCAG GTTTCCAGCCCTTCCTCAAGATCTACCAGTCCATGCAGCTTGTCTACACATCTGGAATCTA tCACGTTGCAGGCCCTGGTCCCCAGCAGCTTTGTATCAGCCTGGAGCCAGCCCTCCTCCTCAAAGGCGATGTCATG gTAACATGCTATCACAAGGGTAGCCGGGGGACTGACCGGACCCTCGTATTCCGAGTCCAGTTCCACACATGCACCATCCATGGACCACGGCTCACCTTCTCCAAGGACCAGCTGGATGAGGCCTGGGCTG ACGAGAGGTTCCCCTTCCAAGCCTCGGTGGAGTTCGTcttctcctccagcccagagAAGATCAAAG GTAGCACCCCACGGAATGAGCCCTCCGTCTCTGTCGACTACAACACTGCAGAGCCCGCAGTGCGCTGGGACTCCTACGAGAACTTCAACCTGCACCATGAGGACAGTGCGGACG ACTCTGTCACCCATACCCGGGGGCCCCTGGATGGCAGTCCTTATGCCCAGGTGCAGCGAGCCCCCCGCCAGACCCCTCCAGCCCCGTCTCCGGAGCCACCCGCACCCCCGCTGCTTTCCGTCAGCAGCGACTCTGGCCATTCCTCCACGCTGACCACGGAGCCGGCCGCCGAGTCGCCTGGCCGGCCACCCCCGACGGCTGCTGAGCGGCAGGAGCTTGAGCGCCTGCTGGGAGGCTGTGGAGTGGCCAGTGGGGGCCGGGGAGCTGGGCGCGAGACCGCCATCCTCGATGATGAAGACCAGCCCGCTGCAGGCGGAGGCCCCCACCTCGGAATGTATTCCGGACACAGGCCAGGCCTCAGCCGCCATTGCTCCTGCCGCCAGGGCTACCGGGAGCCCTGTGGGGTCCCCAACGGGGGCTACTACCGGCCAGAGGGGACCCTGGAGAGGCGGCGGCTGGCTTTCGGAGCCTATGAGGGGCCCCCCCAGGGCTACGCCGAGCCCTCCGTGGAGAAGAGGCGCCTCTGCCGCTCGCTGTCCGAGGGACCGTACCCCTACCCGCCTGAGCTGGGGAAACCCGCCAATGGAGACTTTGGCTACCGCCCCCCAGGCTACCGGGAGGTGGTGATCCTGGAAGACCCCGGGCTGCCTGCACTGTGCTCCTGCCCCGCCTGTGAGGAGAAGCTAGCACTGCCCACGGCAGCCCTCTATGGGCTGCGGCtggagagggaggctggagaggggtGGGCGAGTGAGGCTGGCAAGCCCCTCCTGCACCCCGTGCGACCCGGGCACCCGCTGCCCCTGTTGGTGCCTGCCTGCGGGCACCACCACGCCCCGCTGCCTGACTACAGCTGCCTGAAGCCACCCAAGGCAGGCGAGGAAGGGCAGGAGGGCTGCTCCTACGCCATGTGCCCTGAAGGCAGGTATGGGCACCCAGGGTACCCTGCCCTGGTGACATACAGCTATGGAGGAGCGGTTCCCAGTTACTGCCCAGCATACGGCCGGGTGCCTCACAGCTGTGGGTCTCCAGGTGAGGGCAGAGGGTATCCCAGCCCTCGTGCCCACTCCCCCCGGGCTGGCTCCATCTCCCCGGGCAGCCCGCCCTACCCCCAGTCCAGGAAGCTGAGCTACGAGATCCctgcagaggagggaggggaccgGTATCCGCTGCCTGGGCACCTGGCCCCAGCAGGACCCTTGGCATCTGCAG aGTCGCCAGAGCCCGTGTCCTGGAGGGAGGGTCCCAGCGGGCACAGCACCCTGCCCCGGTCCCCACGAGATGCCCAGGGCAGTGCCACTTCCGAGCTGTCTGGTCCATCCACGCCGCTGCACACCAGCAGCCCCGTCCAGGGCAAGGAGAG TGCCCGACGGCAGGACACCCGCTCCCCCACCTTGGCGCCCACTCAGAGACTGAGTCCTGCAGAGGCCTTGCCGCCTGTTTCCCAGGGAGGCGCTGAAAAGGCTCCAGAGCTGCCTGCAAGAAGTGGACCTGAGCTTCCAGCCCCTGGCAccttctccccagcctccccacccaGCTCTCCCAATGACTGGCCTCAGGAGAGGAGCCCGGGGGGCCGCTCGGACAGCACCAGTCCAAGGGGGCCTGTCCCCAACACCCTGCCCGGCCTCCGTCACGCCCCCTGGCAGGGCCTGCGAGACCCCCCGGACAGCCCGGACGGGTCCCCTCTCACCCCTGTGCCTACTCAGATGCCCTGGCTTGTGGCCAGCCCAGAACCCCCTCAGAGCTCGCCCACACCTGCCTTTCCTCTGGCTGTATCTTATGACATCAATGGCCCCCCACAGCCCCCTCTTCCTGAGAAACGCCACCTGCTGGGGCCTGGACAGCAGCCGGGACCCTGGGGCCCAGAGCAGGCATCACCACCAGCCAGAGGCACTAGTCACCACGTCACTTTTGCACCTCTGCTCCCGGATaatgccccccaacccccag AGCCCCCGCTGCAAGAGAGCCAGAGCAATGTCAAGTTTGTCCAGGACACGTCCAAGTTCTGGTACAAGCCACACCTGTCCCGTGACCAAG CCATCGCCCTGCTGAAGGACAAAGACCCTGGGGCCTTCCTGATCAGGGACAGTCATTCATTCCAAGGAGCCTATGGGCTGGCTCTGAAGGTGGCTACGCCCCCTCCCAGCGCCCAGTCCTGGAAAG agaATTCCAGCAGAGAGAAGCAGAACCTGGAATCTTCTCCATTCCCGTCAGGGGACCCCTCGGAACAGCTGGTCCGCCATTTTCTCATTGAGACTGGGCCCAAAGGGGTGAAGATCAAGGGCTGTCCCAGCGAGCCCTACTTTG GCAGCCTATCAGCCCTGGTCTCCCAGCACTCCATCTCCCCACTGTCCCTGCCCTGCTGCCTGCGCATTCCCAGCAAAG atcctctggaggaggtccCAGAGGCCCCAGTGCCCAGCAACATGAGTACGGCAGCAGACCTCCTGCGTCAGGGCGCCG CCTGCAGTGTGCTCTACCTGACCTCAGTGGAGACGGAGTCGCTGACGGGCCCCCAAGCGGTGGCACGGGCCAGCTCCGCGGCTCTGAGCTGCAGCCCCCGCCCCACGCCAGCCGTTGTCCACTTCAAGGTCTCAGCCCAGGGCATCACACTCACAGACAACCAAAGGAA GCTCTTCTTTCGCCGCCATTATCCAGTGAACAGCATCACCTTCTCCAGCACTGACCCTCAGGACCGGAG ATGGACCAACTCCGACGGGACCACCTCCAA GATCTTTGGTTTCGTGGCCAAGAAGCCGGGAAGCCCTTGGGAGAATGTGTGTCACCTCTTTGCAGAGCTTGACCCAGATCAGCCTGCAGGCGCCATTGTCACCTTCATCACCAAAGTTTTACTGGGCCAGAGGAAATGA